In Marivirga salinae, a single window of DNA contains:
- a CDS encoding NUDIX domain-containing protein, with product MKTAVIIARFQTPYLHSGHTELIQSVKANHNKLIIILGISPIAGSKRNPYDYYTREKMIKASYPEVIVLPLSDHPDDNVWSQNLDTLLKNTFTTEGFILYGSRDSFISYYSGKYETAELPQHGDYNSTDIRKQYADRVTNSEDFRAGILYAYHNQYTKVYPTVDVAVFRNNRTEILLGQKVINKKWRLIGGFADAEDSSFEEAAKRELTEECGPIEVSNLKYETSLKINDWRYRNEADKIITTLFSCDHQSGNPIPLDDIEHLEWIKVNDLFQMIKDKTITEEHIALFQFLLKK from the coding sequence ATGAAGACAGCAGTAATAATAGCAAGATTTCAGACCCCGTATTTACATAGCGGTCATACTGAATTAATTCAATCCGTAAAAGCTAATCACAATAAGCTCATTATCATTTTGGGTATTTCACCAATTGCTGGTAGCAAACGAAATCCTTATGATTATTATACCAGGGAAAAAATGATAAAAGCCAGCTATCCTGAAGTAATTGTACTTCCCTTATCTGATCATCCTGATGATAATGTTTGGTCGCAAAATCTGGATACTTTGCTAAAGAATACTTTCACTACCGAAGGATTCATTTTATACGGAAGTAGGGACAGTTTCATTTCCTATTACAGCGGAAAATATGAAACAGCAGAATTACCACAGCATGGTGATTATAACTCTACAGATATCCGAAAACAATATGCTGATAGAGTTACAAATTCAGAAGATTTCAGGGCAGGTATTTTATATGCCTATCACAATCAGTACACAAAAGTTTATCCGACTGTTGATGTTGCTGTCTTTAGAAATAACAGAACTGAAATTTTGCTGGGGCAGAAGGTAATCAACAAAAAATGGAGACTTATTGGTGGTTTTGCCGATGCTGAGGATTCCAGTTTTGAAGAAGCTGCAAAAAGAGAGCTAACTGAGGAATGCGGACCAATAGAGGTCAGTAATTTAAAATACGAAACCTCACTCAAGATTAACGATTGGCGGTACAGAAATGAAGCTGATAAAATTATCACCACTTTATTTAGCTGTGATCATCAATCTGGAAATCCTATTCCTTTAGACGACATAGAGCATCTGGAATGGATAAAAGTCAATGACTTATTTCAAATGATAAAGGATAAAACAATAACTGAGGAGCATATAGCACTATTTCAGTTCCTCTTGAAAAAATAA